From the genome of Papaver somniferum cultivar HN1 unplaced genomic scaffold, ASM357369v1 unplaced-scaffold_10, whole genome shotgun sequence:
CAATTGTGCCCTGTAGAAATTTTATATAAAGTGAACAATAGATGCTTGTGGTTTGCATTCCTCCGGGGAGTAGGTTTATCTTTAGACTCTAGtttccaacttttttttcttAGAGAGCAGCTGGTATCATCTTATTAGGATCCCTAGAGGCTTGCCTCAGCGAATAATCTCTCTTCTAATAATCAGTTATAGGCTTATAGGCTTATAGCACAATTTCATTGATAACGTTTTACTAGGATGTAGATTTCCACAAAATGTTGGTGGACAATGAGAAAGTTAGAGGACGGAATATTATCATTGACAGAGATTAAGTTGTACAAATCCAATGTTCCAGCTTTAGACAGATTTCTCTTGAACATCATGTTCCAAACCATCAAGAATTTTGTTCTGCAATTGTTTTCTGTGGCAATTTTGTAAAGAGATGAGATGGAGATGGCAAGTCCGCCACCATCACCAGTCACCACATCCAGATCTTGTACCAAACCGCAGCTCGTTTTAGTAATCGCAATGCAAAGACTGGAGCCATATGAGAATTTGATTTGTAAAGCAAGAATCTTGTGTTGAGAGAGATTATAGATGATCGCTTTCACCCACGAACTgtcattttcttttgaaaatctccACCACCACTTTGGGAGGAATGCCACATTTATACACTGCTTAGATTCTGATCCCAAATCGTTTTATTCAACTCTATACTTTTAATGTTGCAAAGTCACTCCGTTATTAATCACAGAGAAAAAAATTATAGAAATGCAACAACTTATTCACCTTCTCCATTTTGTACCAAAACCCTTAGCTGAGCCTGTGAAAGGACTTATCCATGTCCAGTTTTACCACCAATCGAGGCTTGCTATCTCTGACTCTGAGATCAACCTATTCATTGGCGACAATCTCACCATCTGTAATCTACCTACCTCGCAAGAAAGCAGCTTGATTCTGTGAATTACTTTGAGAGCTTTTGCAATTATTTTGAGGGACTTGAAATTTCCAACGTAGACAACCAAGATAGTCTGGTCGAGTGTTTCACTTGTGACCTGAAATTATCCTACAACGTCTTGTTCATGCCATCTAAATTATTTCAACTtaaattgttttttcttcttcttgttgttgttggtggtggtggtgctgctgctgctgctgataatCCTTTTAACCTTGAAATGATATAGAATTAGTCTTAAGAAACATACATTGCTCCAGCAGACGGTACAAAATTTTCGACATTTGTTGACTTTATACTGACAGTTGAATGCGTGCTGATGACATTTGGTTGCTTATAAGAAAACAGTTGCCAAAAGCCGCCCCGTCAATAACCAATCACAGAGAAAGAAAGTATAGAAATGCAACAATGTTATCCGTTATCCACATCTTCCATTTTATGCCAAAACCCATAGCCAGGAGTACTGAATCAATGTAAGACCAACTGAGCTCAGTTAACAAGCCAGGCTTCCTATCTCTGAATCTGAGATCAACCATCTCATTGGCTATAACTACACCGTTGTAATCTTCCTACGTTGCAAAAAAGCAGCCTGATTCTGTGATATTACTTTCTCTGTCACCACTTTAGGCCTGTTGGTGATATCTTTTGCGATAATCTTGTTAAAATACAGATGACTTTACCACTTGTTTagttatattttatatatgtaaGTTTCTGGTAACAATAAAGCACTTTATGTTACTGAAGTTGTCAAATTTCTGTTTATAGAATTAAGAAAACCTGCTTGATGTTTTGTACCAGGTGAAGTGTGCTCAGGTCCTCCTCGAGGCTGGAGCAGCAGTGGATGCTCTGGATATTAGCAAAAGTACTGCTCTTCACTACGCTGTTGGTTGTGGATATCAAGAGTGTGTGCAACTACTTTTGGATAATGGCGCTGATGTGTAAGCTTAATTTGCCTTTCTGAAGTCTCCCGTGAATGTGTTCGGAGCTTTCCATtcagttttttgattttttaattctattttatttttcttgctgCAGCAATCTCCAGAACTCGGAAGGCAAGACTGCAATCGATGTTGCCAAGCAGTTCAACCGCCGGGAGATCCTGAAGCTGCTTGAAAAGTATGCTTCTGCTTAACTGTGTCTCGGGTGTCGTATCTTAGATCAGTCCTATACTTGTGTAAACCATATTTTCCTATGTAACAACAGTATTTTAGAGTTTGGATCTTTTGTTGATTTATTTAGAGGTTTTAATATAAATCAAATTTTGTTCAATGGGCACATATAGTTAGCGTGCCCATTTGTTTCCTGttttgtacatattttatttcttccatcaacaaaagaaaaagaaaatgttcATTAAATCAGCTGCTTCCCTGGGCCTGCTCCTGGGCCGGCCGACAACGATTAGCTAGTGAATTTTGtaatggaaaatttcttgtttggtcctaagcccataaggttatttataggagggtccaaccggattttatcCTTATCCTAGGGTCCAAAATTCtttgaaaacatgaaaatgactaATATATCCTATTGTTTAAATACGTGTGAAATAAAatacttctaccaaatcgggattttatttatctggaggtccaaatttaattaaaacatataaaagaccacaaatttgagtacatatctgctacactgtttacaaatttgagtacatatctgccatactgcttacaaatttgagtacatatctgctaaactgcttacaaatctgagtacatatctgctatacTACTTGCAAATCTGGGTATATATCTGCCGCACTGCTTACACATATAGTATGTATCCGTtggacatattgaacctgtaaatgtgaccagaatataacaatattaaaacatagcaacaaaactagcatctatttcagtatttcacatacgtactcatggatcaaaccaaaataaagtggcaaaactatgaataaaatagaataaaaagaagtttttatcagtacgacatatacgtactgctgattcataaactaaaaactcaattgcatgtcaagaagtgatgaatccataaaatataaccaaatcaaagcacatatttaagtattccatatatgtactcctggatcaaaccaaaaaaaataagagataccttatagattcatagtaaacacaaaaagaaaacagtacgtcatatatgtactgatagttgatacacaaaagaaaactgaaaaacaaagcaaaaaccataaaaatatcagatctactgatgaaataaaaataaaacatgatttttttatttaaatctgAACTTGTTTCATCAAAATCCACTAGTATATCATATACGTACAGATGATTAATACACAATAGCAAACTAAACTGCGaaactatgaataaaacaaaagcaaaagaagtttttatcagttagacatatacgtactgcagattcataaactaaaaactcaattgcatgtcaggaagaagtgatgaatccataaaatataactgaatcaaagcacatatttaagtattccatatatgtactcctggatcaaaccaaaaaaaataagagaaaacctatagattcatagtaaacacaaaaagaaaacagtacgtcatatacgtactgatagttaatacacaaaagaaaactgaaaaacaaaccaaaaaccataaaaatatcagatctactaatgaaatcaACATAAAgcatgattttttatttagatctgaacttgttccattaaaatccaccagtatatcacatacgtaccgatgattaatacacaaaaataaactcaaaagcatatcaaaaacaaccaaatgaaactaaaatatcaGATCTAGTAACAAAATGTACATAAAACATGATTATTTATGTACATCTGAACTAACTATAAGACCTCCAAACACAAATTTGGACGAATTGAAAAATCAACCTAAGAATCAAATATAAACCACATACCTTGATTGATTCTTTGTTGATTGTCTTCATCTGTAGGTAACAATAACTTCAAATACGTATCTCAGTTGAATTTCTCCATTACATTAAAAATAAAGATCTAAATAGCTTCAAATAAAATAAGACAACATTAAAACTAACCAAATCTCGGTTAAACAAACAAAATCGAAATAACTAATCTCCCGTTCGTCGATAAAAACCCAAGAAAAAAATCTCTTCTAGCAGCTCTCCCGATTTGGAACCGAGAAGttgaaatgaaaatagaaaaatgaaatgaaaatttagTAACGCCGCTTTTATATACATAAGGGTGTTTTGGTAATTTTAAAAATGCGCATAATACATCCtacacgtgtgcaggacctggaCATAAAAAATTGAgtccatttttctcttttcttttaattatggacctctggttactgggctttagtgggtggacctgccactaactaagaacactaaagttgtacctataggtaattcctacttttgTAACATCTTCAAATGCCTTTGGTTCCAAAATCCGATGGTAGGCACGTTCCCCCATCCAACTTACCAGATAAGGAATGGGTCATGACCTTTCACCAAAAAATCCTTATTCTAGCCACGGAATTTTCCTCCTGCAAACAATCGCTGCCGACAACACTTGGCTTGTAAATTGTAATAtcttgaaacaaaaacaaaaggaaTTCTTTGGTCCCAAAATTTGAAGGTAGGACACGTGCCCCCATCGataaatatattttgtaaaatatttTGCTTCTTAGGTCGACATAGATAGATTCTTCCGTAcaccatttttgtttttaacaTGAGGTGTTACAAGAGAAGCCACACAGCAAATGACATTTGTTACCacaaaaaatgaataaaaagATTAATATAAACGATATAGCTGTGCAGTTGTATGCTTTAAAATCTATAAATACCCATAAGACTGGCAAAGATAACAAGAACAGAAAACAATATCTTCATCTCATTATACAACCACCAGTTTGAAGTTCAATATCTCATCTAGCTAGCAAACTTATTCCTTTCATTTGAAGAGAGCGAAGATGTCTACTAATCAGACAGTTGAATCAGCTAAGAACACAGTTAACACAGCTGGGGAACATGTTGCAGATGCAGCTCACGCAACTAGAGACTATGTAGCCGATGCAGCCAATTCTACCACCAATACTGTCCAACAGAAAAAGGAAGAGACCTCTAGTGTCCTTGCCGATACAACTCAAACAGCTAAGGAGCATGTTGCCAATGCAGCTGATTCTGTGTCCAAAGCTGCCAAGCCGGAAGAAGAAAAGACCCCTGGATTCCTTGAAAAGGTAAATAAGTTGTGTCCGTAACTATATATTGTATTCTTATTTATTGATTCGTGGAGAATGGGGTATAACAATATTTTGTGTAAATACTATGCAGACCGGAACAGCAGTGGTGAACACGGCACAAGGTGCAGTGGAGGCTGTGAAGAACACAATCGGAATGAATGACAAGAAGTAATTGTTAATCTTAACATCCATTTCCAGCTACCAATAAGAACAAGATTAATTACAATATGTTGTACTTTTTCTGTGTAGATCTTTCTTTCATCGTATCTTCCTACGTGTTTGTAATGATTATCAATTCATAGTGAAAAATGTTTGATTCGGCATTTCAATTGCTCTTGTCACTTCACTAGATAACATTTTCATAGCATCAGCAACATATTGTTCCATAGCCCGAGTTCAAAAATTTGTAAGATATTGGGCTTCCAAGCCCATTTTACCTTACTTGCACAGTTACACCCCTAAGAAGCAAAAATGCTTCCCCTTGATAAGGAAacatattttgaggcatacttaaattttttgaggcatactcaagatgtatgcctcaaaataggtttcttaaTAAGATGTCTGGCTCCTCCCAGCCACAAAGCATCAATTGTCTCTGGCCCCTGATATGAGAAGTTGTTGTTTGAATTGCCATACTTATTCATTATATGTAATATGTATATATAGCAAACGGCTTCACATCTAGCCTACTTTGGAATTCCAGTCGCTTTTATTTTATCTCGAGAAGCTGCTTACTTCTAGGCTTCTCCTTAATGCTGAAAATTCTAATTTGATTCAGGGTGTTAAATGGGCTAATCAAATAGATAGCATTATTAAGAGTTTTAGGAAATTTTCAATCCATTAATCTAGACAAGTAGCTTTTAGCTCAAGAATGAATAGTGGTGTCAAAAAATCAAATTGTTGGAATTTTGAACATTAAAAAATTAGCCCTTAAGGATGAGTACGTAGGTGTGCCACTGCTTATTCAATAACATAATGGAAGGAGATGTTGTCTACTTGGAAAGTTAGGAATTTAAATCAACCTTGTAGAACTGTAATGTCTCAGTCTGTTCTTGGTACTCTTGCATCTCATTATCTTCCATTTCCAAGAAATTGACTGACAGGTTAGATGGAATTCAACGGAGGTTCCGGTGGAACACGAAGAATGGAGAAAGAGGTATGCATTTCTTGGGTTGGAGCTCTATAACTAGGCCCCAAGGACAGGGGGTATGAATCTTCGAAAAACTGTTGTTTTATATGAAACACTCCTTGCTAAGCTAGCCTAGCTAGCATGACGAATACTTAAGGGGCCAGATTCTAGATGGGTCCAGGTAATGTATCATAAGTATTTTAGGGATCATAATCCTCTTCACTATAATGGGCCAAGTGGATCTTGGGTATGAGccaaacatcaatttgttattttttgggttaaaatactgttattggttcggcacatattgagaatatcgtaatattcgaacctcgtaaatgtgcaaGGTTCGAcatatattatgattatcgaatacgccgaatcCCTATGCATCTCTCTATGTGACTAGGTTCgtcttgaaatttcatgccgaactgttcatatacacttacaggaagcttttgtgaagaacagttcggctaaaaacgcaactcaattttgagccgaacccaacattgtaaccatcatttaatcgatgaaaaacaacaaataggagattgggtttgtaaaacttactttcttattctcatttccggagttggagaagCAGTTGGTtcagtttctggttcaattggtggttgattttcagtttctacaccttcatcttcaattggttcttcttcttcaattgatggattagaagatgatttggtttgcctagtccatgcttttctttgtacgagtcattatgtggttgagtttaatcgacgatcaaatttttacgaatagacaattaatcacgatgatgaattcttttttcacaggagggggaagagttcggctaga
Proteins encoded in this window:
- the LOC113326936 gene encoding ankyrin repeat domain-containing protein 2A-like, which gives rise to MIKLTRVSGKDGSAKEEFLNVHNYVRIDSPEDLKRALAAGADKEDKDSIGRTPLHNACSLGKVKCAQVLLEAGAAVDALDISKSTALHYAVGCGYQECVQLLLDNGADVNLQNSEGKTAIDVAKQFNRREILKLLEKYASA
- the LOC113326731 gene encoding late embryogenesis abundant protein Dc3-like, whose amino-acid sequence is MSTNQTVESAKNTVNTAGEHVADAAHATRDYVADAANSTTNTVQQKKEETSSVLADTTQTAKEHVANAADSVSKAAKPEEEKTPGFLEKTGTAVVNTAQGAVEAVKNTIGMNDKK